A window of the Oscillospiraceae bacterium NTUH-002-81 genome harbors these coding sequences:
- a CDS encoding site-specific integrase: MQLPCSEELNIEYLGRLFDNTSECYKFFWFKAIVAKVTEGKQEISYEEFVDGIDKVKLSDAKAWLIKLQRVDGKGYSSIHTIRGVLRPAFQMAEEDDLIRKNPFGFELVNVIVNDSVRREAVTRKQEREFLRFIKEYAHFCKYYDAIFILFNTGLRISEFCGLTKSDLDFKNKRIRVNHQLQGTSQMQYIIEKPKTESGERYVPMSGEVMACFKRILKDRGNPKVEPMVDGMTGFLFLDKNDMPMVALHWEKYFQHIREKYNSIYKVQMPPITPHVCRHTFCSNMAKSGMNPKMLQYIMGHSDISVTMNTYTHVKFQDAQEDFQKAINS; the protein is encoded by the coding sequence ATGCAATTACCATGTTCCGAAGAACTGAATATTGAATATCTTGGTCGTCTTTTTGACAATACCAGTGAGTGCTATAAGTTCTTTTGGTTTAAGGCAATTGTTGCAAAGGTCACCGAAGGAAAACAAGAGATATCCTATGAGGAATTCGTAGATGGAATCGACAAAGTGAAATTATCGGATGCAAAAGCATGGTTGATCAAGCTTCAGAGGGTAGATGGAAAAGGTTATAGTTCAATTCATACTATCCGGGGAGTATTAAGACCGGCATTTCAGATGGCAGAAGAAGATGACTTGATTCGCAAAAATCCATTTGGCTTTGAATTAGTCAATGTGATTGTGAATGATAGTGTGAGAAGAGAAGCTGTCACAAGAAAGCAGGAGAGGGAATTTCTACGATTTATAAAAGAATATGCGCATTTTTGCAAGTACTATGATGCAATATTTATCCTCTTTAACACAGGACTTCGTATATCAGAGTTCTGTGGACTTACAAAATCAGATTTGGATTTTAAAAACAAAAGAATACGGGTAAATCATCAATTACAGGGAACAAGTCAGATGCAGTATATCATTGAAAAGCCTAAGACAGAAAGTGGCGAGAGATATGTTCCAATGTCTGGTGAGGTGATGGCTTGTTTCAAGAGAATACTTAAGGACAGGGGCAATCCCAAAGTTGAACCGATGGTTGATGGAATGACAGGATTTTTATTCCTTGATAAGAATGATATGCCTATGGTGGCATTACATTGGGAAAAGTATTTTCAGCATATTCGGGAAAAGTACAATAGCATATATAAGGTTCAGATGCCGCCAATCACACCGCATGTGTGTCGTCATACGTTTTGTTCTAATATGGCTAAGTCGGGAATGAATCCGAAGATGCTTCAGTATATTATGGGACACTCGGATATCAGTGTTACGATGAATACCTATACTCATGTTAAATTTCAGGATGCACAGGAAGATTTTCAAAAAGCAATTAATTCATAA
- a CDS encoding zinc ribbon domain-containing protein: MMGSMKCPECGNEITDDVKVCPSCGFHIKKKFKMNLLKVGALINIISVTIFALIFIAYQIMAQTDTSTEESTSSSVSISFAVNPDDASKALSILIVSCVLVLIFSIFNLLISKKMINIMLSMVMFIGSVISGVLVFTYGFSMFICCLYWILLLTPILNIVGSILCLIGSFMQSDD, from the coding sequence ATGATGGGTTCTATGAAATGTCCTGAATGTGGGAATGAGATAACAGATGATGTAAAAGTATGTCCTAGTTGCGGATTTCATATTAAAAAGAAATTTAAAATGAATCTATTAAAAGTAGGGGCACTTATTAATATTATAAGTGTAACTATTTTTGCCTTGATTTTTATTGCGTATCAAATCATGGCTCAAACTGATACTTCAACAGAAGAGAGTACTTCTAGTAGTGTGAGTATTTCGTTTGCAGTAAATCCAGATGATGCCTCAAAGGCATTGAGTATATTAATTGTTTCTTGCGTACTTGTTTTGATTTTTTCAATATTCAATTTGCTTATAAGCAAAAAAATGATAAATATAATGTTATCAATGGTAATGTTTATTGGATCAGTTATATCGGGTGTGTTGGTATTTACTTACGGATTTTCTATGTTTATATGTTGCCTCTACTGGATTCTTTTACTCACGCCGATATTGAATATAGTAGGCTCTATATTATGTTTGATAGGAAGTTTTATGCAAAGCGATGATTAA
- a CDS encoding helix-turn-helix transcriptional regulator, which produces MGEREKQYTGSISYKKLFCKMEEAGIKKRDLREKYNISPTIVNRLNNNSNVAIDTIMYLCEILNCQPGDIVEYIPSEN; this is translated from the coding sequence GTGGGCGAACGTGAAAAGCAATACACTGGAAGTATCAGTTATAAGAAATTATTTTGCAAAATGGAAGAAGCTGGAATTAAGAAAAGAGATTTAAGGGAAAAATATAATATCTCTCCCACTATTGTAAATCGTTTAAACAATAACTCAAATGTAGCAATAGACACTATTATGTACTTATGTGAAATATTAAATTGTCAACCTGGAGATATTGTAGAATATATTCCTTCTGAAAACTAA
- a CDS encoding HU family DNA-binding protein, producing MSKKNTNKNTEEGLRKRKETFDKFVNQDEIIARIADKTGLKKMDIKEMLRAFKEVVVDVLREDKILFLKNVLTIRPTIVKGRNRYMPESRKVVYIQEHKGVKIVPSEKLAVRAYGDDGLKRLLQPEEARELEKISELIKASGRTPEEWKRMLKRNGTV from the coding sequence ATGAGTAAGAAGAATACAAATAAAAATACAGAAGAAGGATTGAGAAAACGAAAAGAGACTTTTGACAAATTCGTGAACCAGGACGAGATCATTGCGAGGATCGCGGACAAAACAGGATTGAAGAAAATGGATATAAAAGAAATGCTGCGAGCGTTCAAAGAAGTGGTTGTAGATGTGCTAAGAGAGGACAAGATTTTATTCCTGAAGAACGTACTTACCATTAGACCTACCATTGTAAAAGGCCGGAACCGATATATGCCAGAATCCAGAAAGGTAGTATATATTCAGGAACATAAAGGTGTGAAAATTGTTCCCAGTGAGAAATTGGCCGTTCGGGCATATGGGGACGATGGACTTAAAAGACTGCTGCAGCCGGAAGAGGCGCGGGAACTGGAGAAGATATCAGAGCTAATCAAAGCTTCTGGCAGAACACCCGAAGAGTGGAAGCGAATGCTGAAAAGGAATGGGACTGTATGA
- a CDS encoding Fic family protein, which translates to MNLDRILEKQKIYSQGKIKIDAVTLSSYEKDFELTFTHNSTAIEGNTLTLMETKLVLEDGISVGGKQLREIYEVVNHKKAYRYVKKCIAEGKVLDEHIVKDIHAILTENIMVGGVYRNQEVRISGAGHTPPAGNDMYVQIKNFYADLAWKKKSMDPIAYAAWTHAEFVRIHPFIDGNGRTSRLLMNYQLMATDFLPVSIEKENRLDYYNELEVYAVQNDLEPFTELIAELEEKQLDTYIKLIH; encoded by the coding sequence ATGAATTTAGATCGGATTTTAGAAAAACAAAAAATATACAGCCAGGGAAAAATCAAAATAGATGCAGTGACGCTTTCATCTTATGAGAAAGATTTTGAGCTGACTTTCACACATAACTCCACAGCCATAGAGGGGAATACGCTAACACTGATGGAGACGAAGCTTGTCTTGGAAGATGGGATTTCCGTTGGCGGAAAACAGTTGCGGGAAATTTATGAAGTTGTCAACCATAAAAAAGCATACCGCTATGTGAAAAAGTGTATTGCCGAAGGGAAAGTGCTGGATGAGCATATTGTAAAGGATATCCATGCAATTCTGACAGAGAACATTATGGTTGGTGGTGTGTATCGCAATCAGGAGGTCAGAATCAGCGGGGCAGGACATACGCCGCCTGCTGGTAATGACATGTATGTGCAGATTAAAAATTTTTATGCAGATCTTGCATGGAAAAAGAAAAGCATGGATCCTATTGCATATGCAGCCTGGACACATGCGGAGTTTGTTCGTATTCATCCCTTTATAGATGGAAATGGAAGAACTTCACGTTTGCTTATGAACTATCAGCTGATGGCAACGGATTTTCTTCCTGTTTCTATTGAAAAGGAAAATCGTCTGGACTACTACAATGAACTGGAGGTTTATGCAGTACAAAATGATTTGGAGCCATTTACAGAATTGATTGCAGAATTAGAAGAAAAGCAGTTGGATACCTATATAAAGCTGATTCATTAA
- a CDS encoding DUF3990 domain-containing protein, translating into MRVYHGTTLENNIDIYNNGIDLSRSNDYLDFGKGFYVTPNFELAKDMARRVAYRTSSKFPTVISFEYTENLELNYKEFPCEDMKWAKFIMANRVFPKLANELGLFDSNVDLKYDIIKGSIADGRVANIASDLRYGKIKPQDYVLDLSDFLKEDGYSYGMQIVFCSEKSLSCIRYIECDIIK; encoded by the coding sequence GTGAGAGTATACCACGGTACGACGCTGGAAAATAACATAGATATATATAACAATGGCATAGATTTGAGTAGAAGCAATGATTATCTGGATTTTGGAAAAGGATTTTATGTTACACCCAATTTTGAGTTGGCAAAAGATATGGCGCGTCGAGTAGCATATAGAACAAGTTCTAAATTCCCTACGGTAATAAGTTTTGAATATACGGAAAACTTAGAATTGAATTATAAAGAATTTCCTTGTGAAGATATGAAATGGGCAAAGTTTATAATGGCAAACAGAGTATTTCCAAAGCTTGCAAATGAGTTGGGTTTATTTGACAGTAATGTGGATTTGAAATATGATATCATAAAAGGGAGCATTGCAGATGGACGTGTAGCAAATATAGCATCGGATTTAAGATATGGGAAAATCAAGCCCCAAGATTATGTGTTGGACTTATCAGATTTTCTAAAAGAAGATGGGTATTCATATGGTATGCAGATAGTATTTTGTTCAGAAAAATCTTTATCTTGTATAAGATATATAGAATGTGATATTATTAAATAA
- a CDS encoding zincin-like metallopeptidase domain-containing protein, with translation MNVYDMVTSRIIEELEKGIIPWEKPWHGVQSGAYNRISKKPYSLLNQMLLHNKGEYASFKQWKDLGGHVRKGEKGEIIFFWKILPVEETDKSGNKIIKHIPFLKYITVFHISQVDGVEPLKQDALQDIEPIEEAEHILHDYINREGIQLEQEASNEAYYSPAADLIHLPLLEQFDKPEEFYSTAFHEATHSTMKENRCNRQEERKGKLVAFGSEEYSKEELVAEIGAAGILNSLGIETTHSFRNSAAYIQNWLQVLRNDNRFIVSASSKAEKAINYILNREA, from the coding sequence ATGAATGTATATGATATGGTAACATCAAGAATTATTGAAGAACTGGAAAAAGGAATCATCCCATGGGAAAAGCCCTGGCATGGCGTACAGAGCGGCGCATACAACAGAATCAGTAAGAAACCTTATTCTTTATTGAATCAAATGCTTCTACATAATAAAGGGGAATATGCTTCTTTCAAGCAGTGGAAAGATCTGGGCGGCCATGTTCGAAAAGGTGAAAAGGGCGAAATCATTTTTTTCTGGAAAATCCTTCCTGTAGAAGAAACAGACAAGAGCGGGAACAAAATCATAAAACACATACCTTTTCTGAAATACATCACTGTTTTTCACATTTCACAGGTTGACGGCGTGGAACCCTTAAAACAGGACGCACTACAGGATATTGAACCAATAGAAGAAGCAGAACATATATTACATGATTACATTAACAGAGAAGGAATTCAGCTGGAGCAAGAAGCCAGCAACGAAGCATATTATTCACCTGCTGCCGATCTCATCCATTTACCACTACTGGAACAGTTTGACAAGCCCGAAGAATTCTATTCTACCGCTTTCCATGAAGCCACCCATTCCACTATGAAAGAAAACAGATGCAACCGGCAGGAAGAACGCAAGGGAAAACTTGTAGCCTTTGGTTCAGAAGAATACAGCAAAGAGGAACTCGTAGCGGAAATCGGTGCCGCTGGCATCCTAAACAGCTTAGGAATTGAGACAACCCACAGTTTCAGAAACAGCGCCGCATATATTCAGAACTGGCTGCAGGTATTACGAAATGATAACCGTTTTATCGTGTCAGCGTCCAGCAAAGCAGAGAAAGCAATCAACTATATTCTGAACCGCGAAGCGTAA
- a CDS encoding HNH endonuclease produces MCGRKIVYDKMTLDHIVPLAVGGLNDIRNLQCTCEACNLFKGSVLPDDFMERVTEIFLYQMDKKLKNSLRWKLLKPSLRKVVKKAAAV; encoded by the coding sequence TTGTGTGGTAGAAAAATTGTTTACGATAAAATGACGCTGGATCATATAGTGCCGCTTGCTGTGGGTGGACTGAATGATATAAGAAATCTTCAATGTACCTGTGAGGCCTGTAACCTTTTTAAAGGCTCTGTCCTTCCTGATGATTTCATGGAACGCGTAACGGAAATCTTTTTATACCAGATGGATAAAAAATTGAAAAATTCTTTGCGCTGGAAGCTTTTGAAACCGTCATTGCGTAAAGTAGTTAAAAAGGCAGCAGCTGTTTGA
- a CDS encoding nucleotide pyrophosphohydrolase, translating to MKQETIDRIRKFTEDRDWDQFHSPANLAKSIVIEAAELLECFQWSDEEYDLQHIKEELADVMVYSQNLLDKLGLDADEIINMKMSQNEAKYPVDKAKGSAAKYDQL from the coding sequence ATGAAACAAGAAACTATAGATAGAATCAGAAAATTCACAGAAGACCGAGACTGGGATCAGTTCCACTCACCAGCAAACCTTGCAAAATCAATTGTGATTGAAGCGGCTGAATTGTTGGAATGTTTCCAGTGGTCAGATGAGGAATATGATTTGCAACATATTAAAGAAGAGTTGGCAGATGTCATGGTATATAGCCAGAATCTTCTTGATAAGCTTGGCTTGGATGCAGACGAAATCATTAATATGAAGATGTCTCAAAACGAGGCTAAGTATCCAGTGGATAAAGCAAAGGGAAGCGCAGCAAAGTACGATCAATTATAA
- a CDS encoding helix-turn-helix domain-containing protein, with the protein MIDYSPFWNTLEKSSENWYTLTNKYHMSHSTLHRLKHNKDVSTKTLNDLCRILQCDICDLVKYVPSDTDQPL; encoded by the coding sequence ATGATTGACTATTCCCCATTCTGGAATACACTTGAAAAATCAAGTGAAAACTGGTACACACTTACAAATAAATATCACATGTCACATAGCACACTCCACCGATTGAAACACAATAAAGATGTATCTACAAAGACCCTCAATGATTTATGTAGGATTCTTCAATGTGATATTTGCGACCTGGTAAAATATGTACCATCTGATACAGACCAACCTTTATAA
- a CDS encoding DUF2116 family Zn-ribbon domain-containing protein gives MAMIKCPECGQEISDESKVCIHCGYNFRKPQKKKKWILIVGIIIIFIAIAMAIGMKTINTNQGYYDDNKWGTTKDEIKEKIW, from the coding sequence ATGGCTATGATTAAATGTCCAGAGTGCGGACAAGAAATAAGTGATGAGAGCAAGGTATGTATTCATTGTGGTTATAATTTTAGAAAACCGCAAAAAAAGAAAAAATGGATTTTGATTGTTGGCATAATTATTATTTTTATAGCGATAGCTATGGCTATAGGAATGAAGACAATAAATACAAACCAGGGTTATTACGATGATAACAAATGGGGAACAACAAAAGATGAAATAAAAGAAAAAATATGGTGA